Genomic window (Sediminispirochaeta smaragdinae DSM 11293):
AAGCGCATCTTTCTCGATCTTGGAGAAGTAGCGGCATGAAAAAGCTCATCGTAAAGCTGTGGAAGGCTCTGGGAGAGAAAGGAAAGGTGGCGACAATCATCGGTTTCCTTTTTGCCTTCCCGGTGAACATCAAGTTTGTCATCGACTACTTCTCCGGGATCTTTTACTCAAGGGGACAGATGGAAATGGCCCTTGTTACCAATGTGCTGGCCATGGTGTGGCTGATCCTGCCGTCGGTTATTTCCATTCATAGCCCGAAGATCAGTATCGAGGTAAAGGATTGAGATGCGCAAAATTATTAGCATTATCCTTACTCTTTTTGTGTGTTTTTCCGCCGGCTTCCTCCTGGGCACTTACCGCTCAGGAGGCGGCGATAGTGGACGAGCTGCAGAGTACGATAGTCGAGGCAAAAAGCGAGATACAGAGTATCAAGCACTCAGCGATGAGTATGAGCGAGCAGTTGAGGCTTACGAGGGAGAGCTCGCAGAGCTTCGAAAAGAGGTGGCAGGCTACCAGCGAGAAGCTGGAGGACTTACAGAGCGAATCGGAGGAGCGCAAAACGAAAGTGTCGGCATTGCAGAGCGAGCGGGACGGGCTGAGGACGGACTATCAAGAGCTCTTGATCTATTGCGAAGGCTTAGAGAGGCGGAACCGGCGGCAGGGAATGGCCCTTAAAGCCGGGGGCTCTGCCCTGGCTCTCTCTATCATCGTCAATGTGCTGCAGACTGTGTTTTGATTGGTGTGTTTGGTGGAGTATAGGAGTTGAACCCTTCGCATGGCAGAATTATAATACTCCCAAGTCATTTCGTTGGTTATCTGCATGAATTTCATGTTGATAAAGGAAGTTATATGTAATGCTCTTTTTCTCAGATTTCCTTTAAAAAAAGGCATCATGATGTAAATAGTTACATAACGTATTGACTTCTTTATCGTGATGCATTATGTTACATCATGAAAGCGGTTTTAAAAAAACCTAAAGGAGTCAAATATGGAAACAGTAACAGTAACTTTCAGCATAGAAAAACCAGATTTAGCCGATTATAATCAGCTATACCCGAAAATGCCTTGTAATACCGAAAAGAAGCAAAATCTTTTTGAAGTCATTACAGATGCAAGGAACATTTGTGGTGCATTGCAATTCACAGAATCTACAGGTTCATCACCTGTTGCTTTTTATGAAAAACAAATTCAGTCAATGATTGATTCGGGAACTCTTTCTGAACTAGATTGGAATGAGAAACAGTTTGTAGGAACATCAACGAGTGTCGTTATGCAAAGCAATGGTTGGAATAAAACTGGCCGAAAACAAAGATTCTCAAAAGGGATCTTTAAAAGTGCAGAACTTTATTCGCGATAGGGCATTTACCAAGGGTATTTCTTAATTCTCTGGTTGTTTTTCTATACCGCGCGAAAAAGAACACTACATATAACAGCGAATATGCGGTTCCGCTTCGCTGCACCCAAATGCGGCGTTGCCGCACTTCGCATATTTCTGAAACGTTAGATGTAATAAATGTTGGACATTATTGAGGAACAAATGGGGCAAGCACTTACAGAAAAAGAAAATGAACTTTATAAAAGGATTGATGAAGTTACTCATTATATTTGGGATCCTATTGGCGTGAATGGCTGTCCTGGTGCAAGAGATGAGTATTATTCATATTTACCCAAGATTTTCGAGCTTGCCCAAAAAGAGAATTCAGAATCTGAAATTGCAGAATATCTAAATTATGTACAATCTGAGAGAATGGGTCTTAAATCTGACATAAAAAGATGCAAGGAGATTGCTTCCATAATTATTGACTGGAGCGAAAATCTTGGAATATTGGGGTCTTAACCAACCCCGACATTTACTACATCTAACAGCGAATATACGCTGCGGCTTCGCCTTGGCCTTCGCCATATTATGCTGCCAAAAACATCATATAAAACCAGAACGTTAAGCATAGTATGTATTTATTCTCTATTCAAAAAGAACGTTATGGTATTGTTGCTTTCGATAAATCTGATCCATTCGACTATATTATAACCTTACAAGTAAGGAAGAATCCTGATAGATTGAGGTCAATCACCATGAGAGGGGGAGCCCGTTTTGCCTAATAAAATAAACAGTTTCCTGGACGTCCTAAAGGCTGGTGCCTTAGTTTTGTTCTCCGGGATTATATATGCAGTTGCTATCAAGTACTTCATCATGCCATCAAAAGTCATAATGACCGGATCAGAAGGAATTGCTTTAGCGACATCTTATTTTTATAGCTCAGAGCGACTATTTGTTCTCTTATACGCAATTTTCCAAACAGCGCTCATCATTTTTTCTTTTGTAAAAATCGGATGGATATTCAGCACCAAGACTATACTGACAATACTGACGATCATTGTGCTTCTCCTTATCTTACCGGATATCAAAGTGGCATCGCCAGAGCCAGAGAATGAGCGTCTCCTCCTTGTGCTCTTTGGTGCTATCATTGCTGGGATTGGGAAAGTCGTCTCGTTTCTTAATCGTGGCTCTACTGGAGATGAAGATATCGTCAGTGTTTACTTTTCAGAAAAACTGAGAAAACCAGTTGGTAAAATCAGTATTTTCGCCGGCGTTATTTCTACCGTTTATGGTTTGATTCTTAATTTTGTCAATTCCCACGATATTTCTATTGTGGCCAATACGCTGATCTATACAGTTATCTACATTTTTGTTGGTGCATTTACGGTCAACACCATATACAAAAGGTACAGATACTCCAATATCATGATTAATTCGGAAAATCCTGAAGAGGTTATCAAAATTATCAAGTCCATATTGCCAGAGCGAACTTATACAAGGATCAGTGGGACTGGTGGGTATTCCAGCAAGGAGAGAACCTTGATATCGATTATTGTAACCCAGGAAGAACTTCCCCAGATAATCCGTTCCATAGAGCAGATGGAGGGGAACTACTTTCTTTATCACTCAGAAATAGATGGAATCAAAGGTCGTTTTACATATTCCAAAATACGATGAAAATTGGATTCTTGCTTCAGTAAGAGAATCGTAATATACCCATAATCATTTGACACGGGTACTAAGCTTAACAGCTGTTGATACGCTCCGGCGATACAAAATATACTCGCTTGACAAATGGCGATGCTTTGCCGGGGAGCTATGCCCCGGCTTTGCTTGTCAAAAAGTTTTTCTGAGCTTCCGCGATTTGCCGTAAATCCTCCGGCAAATAATCGGTATAATGGTCGGTCATTTCCTGCGAGTCGTGTCCGGTGAATTTCCGTATCACATCGTCAGATACTCCGTTATGACGTAGCAGGGTATTGAAAAATCGCCGAGCTGAATGGAAAGTTATATTCCTTCCTTCTCGCTCTATTCCCATCTCGTCCATTCTCTTGTACATCCACTCTCGCAGCCGGTTCGCCGTGAGCGGTGTTTCTTGCCGCGGGTGATGCGAGAATACGAAGCGCTCAGGGCCTGTCATATAGCAATTAAGCTCTTCTCTCAGCTCTGGCATAATTGGGATTTCCCTTATACCTTTATCTTTCACCGGAGTTCGCTTTTTAAGCTTGCTGTGGTACTGCTTTGAGATTTGGAGATAAGAGAGTGTGACTGTTTTATCTCCCCGGACAATCTCAGAGTCAATCACATCATCGGTGAAAAGTCCGCATACTTCGCCGATTCGCAAGCCAGCCATAAAAGCAACTTTCATCGCTGTATAGTAGATTCGATCTTTGTCGCTTGATATTCCCGAGTCTTCGAGAAGCTTTTCCACTTCATCTATACTCAAGGCTCCGTATCTATTCTTGTCGACCGATAAAGGCCTGACCATGCGCCAGGGATTGAAATATGCCGCTGTCGTGTCCCGCATCTTCTGGATCCGTTCGTACTCTCCAAGGATGGTTGAGTAGACGCTTTTCCAGTTGTTCGCTGTTTTATGACTCACCTGGTTAGCCCACTTGAACAGAAGGTCCTCGCAGTCCAGCGGGGTGATTTTCTCAATCGGTTTGTCTCCGTGGTATGGAAGGATATGGTCTCTGGTTATCTGGGTAGCTCCGTTGCAGTAGTTCTCTGTTATCCCTGGTTTTTCTTTCGAAGAGCGGGCGAGAATTGCCCGGACGTAGCTACTACGCCTATAATCCCAGAAGTACCGACTCTCTACCCATTGGGCAAGAGTTACGACCTTTTCCTTTGAAAGGCGGTTTTTCTCAAGTAGCTCCTGACAGTAAG
Coding sequences:
- a CDS encoding YitT family protein encodes the protein MPNKINSFLDVLKAGALVLFSGIIYAVAIKYFIMPSKVIMTGSEGIALATSYFYSSERLFVLLYAIFQTALIIFSFVKIGWIFSTKTILTILTIIVLLLILPDIKVASPEPENERLLLVLFGAIIAGIGKVVSFLNRGSTGDEDIVSVYFSEKLRKPVGKISIFAGVISTVYGLILNFVNSHDISIVANTLIYTVIYIFVGAFTVNTIYKRYRYSNIMINSENPEEVIKIIKSILPERTYTRISGTGGYSSKERTLISIIVTQEELPQIIRSIEQMEGNYFLYHSEIDGIKGRFTYSKIR
- a CDS encoding tyrosine-type recombinase/integrase, with protein sequence MARFRDNEYILFPRTLKNKTVWYYQAYGTDGKRLPAKSTGIGYTRKKDEVKSRKEAVAYCQELLEKNRLSKEKVVTLAQWVESRYFWDYRRSSYVRAILARSSKEKPGITENYCNGATQITRDHILPYHGDKPIEKITPLDCEDLLFKWANQVSHKTANNWKSVYSTILGEYERIQKMRDTTAAYFNPWRMVRPLSVDKNRYGALSIDEVEKLLEDSGISSDKDRIYYTAMKVAFMAGLRIGEVCGLFTDDVIDSEIVRGDKTVTLSYLQISKQYHSKLKKRTPVKDKGIREIPIMPELREELNCYMTGPERFVFSHHPRQETPLTANRLREWMYKRMDEMGIEREGRNITFHSARRFFNTLLRHNGVSDDVIRKFTGHDSQEMTDHYTDYLPEDLRQIAEAQKNFLTSKAGA